In Nostoc sphaeroides, the genomic window CACTTGTTTGACCCTAGCAAAGATATAATTGTCTCCAATGCTAGCTGCACTACAAACTGTCTAGCTCCCATAGCTAAGGTCATCAATGACAATTTTGGGTTGACTGAAGGGTTGATGACCACAGTCCATGCCATGACTGCCACTCAGCCAACTGTAGACGGCCCCAGTAAGAAAGACTGGCGCGGTGGTCGAGGTGCAAGCCAGAATATTATTCCCTCTTCTACAGGCGCAGCTAAAGCTGTAGCGTTGGTTTTACCAGAATTGAAGGGTAGGTTAACTGGTATGGCTTTGCGAGTTCCGACTCCCGATGTCTCTGTAGTTGATTTAACTTTCAAAACTGCCAAAGCCACTAGTTATAAAGAAATCTGTGCTGCCATGAAAGAGGCTGCCGCAGGTTCTCTAGCAGGTATTTTGGGTTACACAGATGAAGAAGTAGTTTCCACAGATTTTCAAGGCGATACCCATTCTAGTATCTTTGACGCAGGTGCTGGGATTGAGTTGAATTCCAACTTCTTTAAGGTAATTGCCTGGTATGACAACGAGTGGGGCTACTCGAATCGCGTGATTGACCTGATGTTGTCTATGTCACAGAAGGAAAAACTCGCATCTACAGCTGCTGTGGTTTGATTGGTCATTTGTCAT contains:
- the gap gene encoding type I glyceraldehyde-3-phosphate dehydrogenase, coding for MTKLKVGINGFGRIGRLVLRAGIDNPNIEFIGINDLVPPDNLAYLLKYDSTHGKLKHKVEAKEDGILIDGHFIPCVSVRNPAELPWGKLGADYVVEATGLFTDHEGAGNHLKAGAKRVVISAPTKDPDRVSTLLMGVNHHLFDPSKDIIVSNASCTTNCLAPIAKVINDNFGLTEGLMTTVHAMTATQPTVDGPSKKDWRGGRGASQNIIPSSTGAAKAVALVLPELKGRLTGMALRVPTPDVSVVDLTFKTAKATSYKEICAAMKEAAAGSLAGILGYTDEEVVSTDFQGDTHSSIFDAGAGIELNSNFFKVIAWYDNEWGYSNRVIDLMLSMSQKEKLASTAAVV